From the genome of Nodosilinea sp. FACHB-141, one region includes:
- a CDS encoding beta-lactamase hydrolase domain-containing protein — protein MEYGTKVTDTLTTMGQVRVEQLQEAVQEGFSSVLNLRVPNELGFWAGEQQVAESLGLCYAHIPLRLEHLEEAVIAQILRQLDQLPKPVLVHCAAGMRSTAIALLSTAIAERLTPEQTVEKAYAIGFHYIDNTLVSPQLKERFFDYVAQHSRAKRPAERHTEAQAA, from the coding sequence ATGGAATACGGAACAAAGGTGACCGATACCTTGACCACCATGGGGCAGGTGCGAGTCGAACAGCTGCAAGAAGCGGTGCAGGAAGGATTTAGCTCGGTGTTGAACCTGAGAGTGCCTAATGAGCTGGGGTTTTGGGCCGGGGAGCAGCAGGTCGCAGAGTCTTTGGGGCTGTGCTATGCCCACATTCCCCTTCGGCTAGAGCATTTGGAAGAAGCGGTGATTGCCCAAATTTTGCGGCAGCTCGATCAGTTACCTAAGCCGGTGCTAGTGCACTGTGCGGCTGGAATGCGATCGACCGCTATTGCTCTGTTGAGCACTGCGATCGCCGAGCGACTCACCCCCGAGCAAACCGTCGAAAAAGCCTACGCAATTGGCTTTCATTACATCGACAATACCCTGGTTAGTCCCCAGCTTAAGGAGCGTTTTTTCGACTACGTGGCCCAGCATTCTAGGGCGAAGCGCCCTGCGGAGCGGCACACTGAGGCCCAGGCAGCTTGA
- a CDS encoding OsmC family protein, which yields MTQLTAKSQGLRPVSPEGLKGLAEKARNNPNAIATVKAKTICEGQFRNLTYVRDLPAHVIDEPPTLLGQDTAPNPSEAVLAALGSCLSVGIHANAIGRGIQLTKLELELEGDINITGVWGIGDLSEKRLGFSDIRVKVNIEGNASREELDNLVAHANDWSPVANTLRLPVNVEVALAQ from the coding sequence ATGACTCAACTAACTGCTAAAAGCCAAGGACTGCGCCCTGTGAGCCCAGAGGGTCTGAAGGGACTAGCCGAAAAGGCGCGCAACAACCCCAATGCGATCGCTACCGTCAAGGCCAAAACTATTTGTGAAGGTCAGTTTCGCAATCTCACCTACGTGCGCGATCTGCCTGCTCACGTGATCGACGAGCCTCCCACGTTGTTGGGGCAGGACACCGCGCCTAACCCCTCGGAGGCCGTGCTAGCGGCGTTGGGTTCTTGCCTGTCTGTGGGTATTCATGCCAACGCCATCGGGCGCGGCATTCAGCTCACCAAGCTGGAACTGGAGTTGGAGGGCGACATCAACATTACGGGCGTTTGGGGCATTGGCGACCTTTCGGAAAAGCGCCTGGGCTTTAGCGACATTCGCGTCAAAGTCAATATTGAGGGCAATGCCAGCCGCGAAGAGCTGGACAACTTGGTGGCCCACGCCAACGATTGGTCGCCTGTGGCCAATACCCTACGGCTGCCGGTGAACGTCGAGGTTGCCCTGGCCCAGTAA
- a CDS encoding acyl-CoA dehydrogenase family protein, with protein sequence MRIGGTAQHPYSITPRPLTPYPLTPMLPNALLDRASKPFPPAVVPFDLAEIQSAIDQHLAPLVPTIDQEGVYPRQFMHRLGTLGGFGQTVSPDFGSRGQGFRAAVQVIEAVSQTCLCTGFITWCHIACVWYAQNADNVALKEHLLPQIANGEVLAGTGLSNPMKHFAAIEKIALVAERREGGYVIDGLLPWVSNLGPGHYFAVVAKIVGSDDYLMAIVSDRLPGLTLKSTAHFIALEGSNTFSCQLRQVFVSDEWILAAPCADYIDRIKPGFVLAQVGMGLGVIQACVDSMKRSNQRYDHVNNFLDDSVDRIEADLGRLRSQTYALADTLNAQPPYCEPGFFRRVVQARADASELSLRASQADMLHAGARSYLQGGAIERRLREAYFVAMVTPALKHLKKVLQTLPATP encoded by the coding sequence GTGAGGATTGGGGGAACGGCCCAGCACCCCTACTCCATCACTCCCCGACCCCTTACTCCTTACCCCCTCACCCCCATGCTCCCCAACGCCCTACTCGATCGCGCCTCGAAACCTTTCCCGCCAGCGGTGGTTCCCTTTGACTTGGCAGAGATTCAAAGCGCGATCGACCAGCATCTGGCCCCCCTAGTGCCCACTATTGACCAAGAGGGGGTTTATCCTCGCCAGTTCATGCACCGCCTGGGTACTCTAGGTGGCTTTGGTCAGACCGTCAGCCCTGACTTTGGTAGCCGGGGTCAGGGGTTTCGCGCGGCGGTGCAGGTAATTGAGGCGGTGTCTCAAACCTGCCTGTGCACGGGGTTTATTACCTGGTGCCACATAGCCTGCGTCTGGTATGCCCAAAACGCTGACAACGTCGCCTTAAAGGAGCACTTGCTGCCCCAGATTGCCAACGGTGAGGTGCTGGCGGGGACGGGGCTGTCGAACCCGATGAAGCACTTTGCGGCGATCGAAAAAATTGCTTTGGTAGCCGAGCGGCGAGAGGGGGGCTACGTAATCGACGGACTACTACCTTGGGTATCGAACCTGGGGCCGGGGCACTACTTTGCGGTGGTGGCCAAAATTGTCGGCAGCGATGACTACCTGATGGCGATTGTTTCCGACCGCCTGCCGGGACTGACCCTCAAATCGACGGCTCACTTCATCGCCCTGGAGGGCAGCAACACTTTTAGCTGCCAACTGCGCCAGGTATTTGTATCCGACGAATGGATTTTGGCAGCCCCCTGCGCCGACTATATCGATCGCATCAAGCCAGGCTTTGTGCTGGCCCAGGTAGGCATGGGGCTGGGGGTTATCCAGGCCTGCGTTGACAGCATGAAGCGGTCGAATCAGCGCTATGACCATGTAAACAACTTCCTAGACGATTCGGTAGATCGCATTGAGGCCGATTTAGGGCGGTTGCGATCGCAGACCTACGCCCTAGCTGACACCCTCAATGCGCAGCCCCCCTACTGTGAACCTGGCTTCTTTCGTCGGGTGGTGCAGGCCCGGGCCGACGCCTCCGAGCTGTCGCTGCGAGCCTCCCAGGCCGATATGCTCCACGCCGGGGCCAGAAGCTACTTACAAGGAGGGGCGATCGAGCGCCGTCTGCGCGAAGCCTACTTTGTGGCCATGGTCACCCCGGCTCTCAAGCATTTGAAAAAAGTCTTGCAGACTCTACCTGCTACCCCATAA